In a single window of the Bacillus mycoides genome:
- a CDS encoding YrrS family protein produces MGQGSRFQEKQQNRRKKVIFNIAFTLVLVTVGIVTYQLFSPSDTSKKAIAQEKKATKIEEKKHKEKEAAQLEEKKREEKEAAQLEEKEREEREAALLEEKKREEREAALLEEKQKAEKSVKTSENENKEGEKTASQEKGSQTNSSWKAIGTEQGAKPAMQFKEGTVDWNEMKKAISYAVDVPEGQLIFDFIGNNGENKAYGNVRDKQSNKKYKVDIDWVENQGWKPVSVQVVK; encoded by the coding sequence ATGGGACAAGGAAGCAGGTTTCAAGAAAAACAACAAAATCGTCGTAAAAAGGTGATTTTTAATATTGCATTTACTTTGGTATTAGTGACAGTTGGTATAGTGACATACCAGTTGTTTTCCCCTTCTGATACATCAAAGAAAGCAATTGCTCAAGAAAAGAAAGCAACAAAGATAGAAGAGAAGAAACATAAAGAGAAAGAAGCAGCGCAGTTAGAAGAGAAGAAACGTGAAGAGAAAGAAGCAGCGCAGTTAGAAGAGAAGGAACGTGAGGAGAGAGAAGCAGCACTGTTAGAAGAGAAGAAACGTGAAGAGAGAGAAGCAGCACTGTTAGAAGAGAAACAAAAAGCAGAAAAATCGGTAAAAACGAGCGAAAATGAAAATAAAGAGGGAGAAAAAACGGCATCTCAAGAAAAGGGTTCTCAAACTAATTCTTCTTGGAAGGCAATTGGTACAGAGCAAGGAGCAAAACCTGCAATGCAATTTAAAGAAGGAACAGTAGATTGGAATGAGATGAAAAAAGCAATTTCTTATGCTGTTGATGTTCCAGAGGGTCAATTGATTTTTGATTTTATTGGAAATAATGGTGAAAATAAAGCCTACGGTAATGTACGAGATAAGCAAAGTAATAAAAAATATAAGGTTGATATTGATTGGGTAGAGAATCAGGGCTGGAAACCAGTATCTGTTCAAGTAGTAAAATAA
- a CDS encoding zinc dependent phospholipase C family protein, protein MKKITSTLCIAGMTLTILGVAPQSSYAHLDQIDLTDNDPITARWSAEAPYHSDKSTHLWIAKQAIEIMKTESNVEANKQAVDFLNYPQYKDLFSKGLYDADYNAEFNDGGTGIGGVFKGGWKSHFYDPDTKENYRGETNPTALTQGKKYFYESGEHLRNKDYEKAFYYLGVATHYFTDATQPMHAANFTAIDTRAIKYHSYFENYVTTIQNQFAVNTGGNYNDSLSTPEEWIDYAARVAKPEIQNITNDKTFKYYNSGKAQLWQEMVTPAVQRSLGEAQRNTAGFLNLWFKTFTENVKAPSIETALIYDIEGNVIEAGKNYYIVPSESPYQGLTFEWYVANRYDYVLLANNKDNALSGTPIEFEFYKENDAKLHHGESIYLRMKHSNYDQFQYLNWSNYSSWIHLAQKSDSLADFKIQINPDKPTEYNIFTDDYPLNYKNINAEKSWIVLGGKTQKPSSWKFVPFR, encoded by the coding sequence ATGAAAAAAATCACATCAACACTATGTATAGCTGGAATGACTTTAACTATTTTAGGAGTAGCTCCTCAAAGTAGTTATGCTCATCTCGATCAAATTGATTTAACTGACAATGATCCTATTACCGCTCGATGGTCTGCAGAAGCTCCGTATCATTCTGATAAAAGTACACATTTATGGATTGCAAAACAAGCTATTGAAATTATGAAAACAGAATCTAATGTTGAAGCGAATAAGCAGGCTGTGGACTTTTTAAATTATCCGCAATATAAAGATCTGTTTTCTAAAGGATTATATGATGCAGATTATAATGCAGAGTTTAACGATGGCGGAACAGGAATAGGCGGTGTTTTTAAAGGCGGATGGAAATCTCATTTTTATGATCCTGATACTAAAGAAAATTATAGAGGAGAAACAAATCCAACGGCTCTTACACAAGGCAAGAAATACTTTTATGAATCTGGAGAACATTTACGAAATAAAGACTATGAAAAAGCTTTCTATTACTTAGGAGTAGCCACGCACTACTTTACAGATGCTACCCAACCTATGCATGCAGCAAATTTTACCGCAATTGATACGAGAGCTATAAAATATCATAGCTACTTTGAAAATTATGTTACAACCATTCAAAATCAATTTGCAGTCAATACTGGAGGGAATTATAACGACTCTCTATCCACACCTGAAGAATGGATTGATTATGCAGCCCGAGTAGCTAAACCTGAAATCCAAAATATTACTAATGATAAAACATTTAAGTATTATAATAGTGGTAAGGCGCAATTGTGGCAAGAAATGGTTACCCCAGCTGTGCAGCGAAGCTTAGGAGAAGCTCAGCGCAATACAGCAGGTTTCTTAAATCTTTGGTTTAAAACTTTTACTGAAAATGTGAAAGCTCCAAGTATAGAGACCGCATTAATCTATGATATAGAAGGAAATGTCATAGAAGCAGGGAAAAACTATTATATCGTACCAAGTGAATCTCCTTATCAAGGTCTAACATTTGAATGGTATGTAGCAAATCGTTACGATTATGTTTTACTTGCAAATAATAAGGACAATGCTTTATCTGGTACACCTATAGAATTTGAATTCTACAAAGAAAATGATGCAAAGCTACACCACGGGGAAAGTATATATCTTCGCATGAAGCACTCAAATTACGATCAATTTCAATATTTAAATTGGTCTAATTATTCTAGTTGGATTCACCTTGCTCAAAAGTCTGATAGTTTAGCTGACTTTAAAATTCAAATTAACCCGGATAAACCTACAGAATATAATATTTTTACAGATGACTATCCATTAAATTATAAGAATATAAATGCAGAGAAAAGTTGGATTGTACTAGGGGGAAAAACACAAAAACCTAGCTCATGGAAGTTTGTACCTTTCAGATAA
- a CDS encoding IS6 family transposase, producing MEKENVFKWKHYQPDIILLTVRWYLRYNLSFRDLVEMLEERGLSISHTTIMRWVHQYGPELDKRIRRHLKQTNDSWRVDETYIKVKGQWMYLYRAVDSKGNTIDFSLNKTRDQKAAKRFFKKALRSFHVSKPRVITVDKNPAYPIAIEQLKKEKSIPDGMQLRQQKYLNNIVEQDHRFIKKRVRSMLGLKYFETATSILSGVEAMHMIKKEQVDLRDQSIQNQKEFIHQLFGLAA from the coding sequence ATGGAAAAGGAAAATGTATTCAAATGGAAGCATTATCAGCCTGATATTATTTTGTTAACGGTAAGATGGTACCTACGGTACAACCTTAGTTTTCGTGATTTGGTGGAAATGCTAGAAGAACGGGGTTTATCCATTTCTCATACAACGATTATGCGTTGGGTTCATCAGTATGGTCCGGAATTGGACAAACGAATCCGTCGTCACCTTAAACAAACAAATGACTCTTGGAGAGTCGATGAAACATATATCAAAGTAAAAGGTCAATGGATGTATTTGTACCGTGCTGTTGATTCGAAAGGAAACACAATTGATTTTTCCCTAAACAAAACAAGAGACCAGAAGGCTGCAAAGCGCTTTTTCAAGAAAGCTTTGCGGTCTTTTCATGTTTCAAAACCACGTGTTATAACAGTCGATAAGAACCCGGCTTATCCTATAGCAATTGAACAGTTGAAAAAAGAAAAAAGCATACCTGATGGTATGCAACTTAGACAACAAAAGTACTTGAATAACATAGTAGAACAAGATCATCGCTTTATAAAGAAGCGAGTTCGTTCTATGCTAGGGTTAAAATATTTTGAAACAGCTACATCTATTCTTTCGGGAGTAGAAGCCATGCATATGATAAAAAAAGAACAGGTTGATTTACGGGACCAGTCTATTCAAAATCAGAAAGAATTCATCCATCAATTGTTTGGACTTGCAGCATAA
- a CDS encoding DUF3974 domain-containing protein produces MSFIQGVLLLLGSLLLIAFTVVVLVVYFGRKLYFSWTKPYKRAQDSIEKLSNKSTPFLQEFTQHPLFYRWIRTEGKKEQNTLNTLFCSSGQRTREQVFSMLPKEKQKKVHVMAKTTKKLTNEDIDIATMKVKDFLRQESQQTVKPTDLSFYKLYFYDRYPDALNTIQAYKRSINPSLQRTVDDITISVLNALPYYQEQRMFEQQHKLETFLMKDLTAMLSLVVQLPPSQRPEKEEELKIYLQNFQKEMEVVERDIRDSIDHDLNVKMRAATEKFKNK; encoded by the coding sequence ATGAGTTTCATTCAAGGAGTATTATTACTATTAGGGTCATTACTTTTAATCGCATTTACTGTCGTTGTTTTAGTTGTATACTTCGGACGTAAACTTTATTTTTCATGGACGAAACCATATAAGAGAGCGCAAGATTCTATTGAAAAATTATCGAACAAATCAACACCGTTTTTACAAGAATTTACGCAGCACCCACTCTTTTATCGCTGGATTCGTACAGAAGGGAAAAAAGAACAAAATACATTAAATACACTTTTCTGTTCATCGGGCCAACGTACGAGAGAGCAAGTTTTCTCAATGTTACCGAAAGAAAAGCAGAAAAAAGTGCATGTGATGGCAAAAACAACGAAAAAGCTTACGAATGAAGATATTGATATTGCAACAATGAAAGTGAAAGATTTCTTGAGACAAGAATCACAGCAAACTGTTAAACCGACAGACTTATCGTTTTATAAATTGTATTTCTATGATCGATATCCAGATGCATTAAATACAATTCAAGCATATAAACGCTCGATTAATCCTTCACTACAAAGAACGGTTGATGACATTACAATTTCAGTATTAAATGCACTTCCGTACTATCAAGAACAACGCATGTTTGAACAACAACATAAACTTGAAACGTTCTTAATGAAAGATTTAACAGCGATGTTATCATTAGTGGTACAATTACCACCATCACAACGTCCTGAAAAAGAAGAAGAACTAAAAATATACTTGCAAAATTTCCAAAAGGAAATGGAAGTAGTAGAGCGTGATATTCGTGACTCCATTGATCATGATTTGAATGTGAAGATGAGAGCAGCGACAGAGAAGTTTAAGAACAAATAG
- a CDS encoding toxic anion resistance protein, giving the protein MTELEKKEPVSIVKDNNVEVVVDTVIKDAELEELNKEADLYVQKLNSEQNTDLSKVLSQLGDLGDKEQQAAGQTLSALKRPVTAMMNGKNEEIPNTLLELRKVVSELDPNSLKATGMKKLMFKVFKKNPLENYVHKYQSIDKQIEEIIRSLLIGRDNLQEDTVGLEMLKEQSHDKIHALDKQVYLGRKLAGMLEAEKQNPERQRDIPLINDALEKILVRTRNMQQAKSVLLQSIASVDIIKKNNEKLSEAIRNAITMTQNVITVSAAIQLALTNQRKTIDAVNATNEAIESMVLSNSQALKQNTEETTKLLENPAISMDKLRESFQNVFAAIEASEKSSERIIESSKKFVIELDTFNDEMKQKLIQRPRK; this is encoded by the coding sequence TTGACTGAACTCGAGAAAAAAGAACCTGTATCGATTGTGAAAGATAATAATGTAGAAGTAGTAGTGGATACAGTAATAAAAGATGCAGAGCTTGAAGAACTGAATAAAGAAGCAGATCTTTATGTACAAAAGTTAAATAGCGAGCAAAATACAGATTTATCAAAAGTATTGTCGCAGCTAGGAGACTTAGGGGATAAAGAGCAGCAGGCGGCAGGACAAACGCTATCAGCTTTAAAACGTCCTGTGACAGCGATGATGAATGGAAAGAATGAAGAAATTCCAAATACATTGTTAGAATTACGAAAAGTGGTATCAGAACTTGATCCAAACTCATTAAAAGCAACTGGTATGAAGAAACTTATGTTTAAAGTGTTTAAGAAAAATCCGCTTGAAAATTACGTGCATAAATATCAATCTATAGATAAGCAAATCGAGGAGATTATAAGATCACTTCTCATTGGCCGTGATAACTTGCAAGAGGATACGGTTGGTCTTGAAATGTTAAAAGAGCAATCACACGATAAAATTCACGCTCTTGATAAACAAGTATACTTAGGAAGAAAACTTGCTGGTATGCTTGAAGCTGAGAAACAAAATCCAGAACGTCAAAGGGATATTCCGTTAATAAATGATGCATTAGAAAAGATACTTGTGCGTACTCGTAATATGCAACAAGCGAAAAGTGTATTATTACAATCTATCGCATCTGTAGACATCATTAAGAAAAATAATGAAAAGCTATCAGAGGCAATTCGTAATGCAATTACGATGACGCAAAACGTTATAACGGTTTCAGCTGCAATTCAGCTCGCATTAACAAATCAACGTAAAACAATTGATGCTGTTAATGCGACAAATGAAGCGATTGAATCAATGGTATTAAGCAATTCACAAGCATTAAAACAAAATACAGAAGAAACAACAAAACTCCTTGAAAATCCTGCAATTAGCATGGATAAATTACGTGAATCATTCCAAAATGTATTTGCCGCTATTGAAGCATCTGAGAAATCGTCAGAACGTATTATTGAGTCTAGTAAGAAATTTGTAATTGAACTTGACACATTTAATGATGAGATGAAGCAGAAACTCATTCAGCGTCCAAGGAAATAA
- a CDS encoding O-methyltransferase — translation MEKMNTLDSLLLQLEQYGEEHDRHKEKREEKLSNISREMGQFLSVLVKGCNAKKILEIGTSNGYSTLWLANAVEETNGNVITVELSSERVGEALGNFERANLTQRIDIHNQEAGAFLDSQVDRSFDFIFLDSERTQYMWWWEHIKRILEPKGFLVIDNATSHAGELAGFIKMIEEDVTFETVLLAFQKGAFVARKNN, via the coding sequence ATGGAGAAAATGAATACTCTAGATTCATTATTATTGCAACTTGAACAATATGGAGAAGAGCATGATCGACATAAAGAAAAAAGAGAAGAAAAATTAAGCAATATTTCTCGTGAAATGGGGCAGTTTTTATCAGTATTAGTAAAGGGGTGCAATGCAAAAAAAATTTTAGAAATTGGAACTTCAAATGGCTATTCTACATTGTGGCTAGCAAATGCGGTAGAAGAAACAAATGGAAATGTTATAACTGTAGAACTTTCTTCAGAACGGGTTGGAGAGGCACTTGGGAATTTTGAAAGGGCAAATCTTACACAGAGAATCGATATTCATAATCAAGAGGCTGGGGCATTTTTAGATTCGCAAGTAGATCGTTCATTTGATTTTATTTTCCTAGATTCAGAGCGCACGCAATACATGTGGTGGTGGGAACATATAAAACGCATTTTAGAGCCAAAAGGTTTTCTTGTAATTGATAATGCAACTTCTCATGCGGGGGAATTAGCTGGATTTATAAAGATGATTGAAGAAGACGTTACGTTTGAAACCGTGTTATTAGCTTTTCAAAAGGGAGCATTTGTTGCGCGGAAGAATAATTAG
- a CDS encoding sigma-70 family RNA polymerase sigma factor, translated as METEQLYEAYQPLLFSLAYRILGSVMDAEDIVHDVFISFNNMEDVQSIENMRAYLCKMVTNRSIDKLRSAAHKRNVYVGMWLPEPFVEEIDDPSESFVMKESISTAYLLLLQQLTEVERVVFILREVFSYDYEEIASIVEKSSVNCRKIFQRARKSILDKPKQSTLSTKKMAAYVEKFVSSLQCGDAQGMLEVLKTDAILKADGGGKVTTAIHPIYSADRIISLFFGIGKKSPVEYVVDFKMVNGAPGVIVNVNNKVTYVLSFTFENEKISNIYMMVNPEKLMHLNVTV; from the coding sequence ATGGAAACGGAGCAGTTATATGAAGCGTATCAACCATTATTATTTTCGTTAGCATATAGAATCCTTGGGAGTGTTATGGATGCTGAAGATATCGTCCATGACGTATTTATATCGTTTAATAATATGGAGGACGTTCAATCTATAGAAAATATGAGAGCCTATTTATGTAAAATGGTAACAAATCGCTCAATTGACAAATTACGTTCGGCAGCACATAAACGTAACGTATATGTCGGAATGTGGCTGCCAGAGCCATTTGTGGAAGAGATTGATGATCCATCAGAGTCATTTGTAATGAAAGAATCAATTTCTACGGCATATTTATTACTTTTACAACAACTGACTGAGGTAGAGAGGGTTGTTTTCATATTAAGAGAGGTTTTTAGTTATGACTACGAAGAAATCGCTTCGATTGTAGAAAAGAGTAGTGTGAACTGCCGAAAAATCTTTCAACGTGCACGAAAAAGTATTTTGGATAAGCCGAAGCAGTCAACATTAAGTACGAAGAAGATGGCTGCTTACGTGGAGAAATTTGTATCATCATTGCAGTGTGGGGATGCGCAAGGCATGTTAGAAGTATTAAAAACAGATGCGATATTGAAAGCTGATGGTGGTGGTAAAGTTACAACTGCAATTCATCCAATTTATTCTGCAGATAGAATTATAAGTTTATTCTTTGGAATTGGGAAGAAGTCCCCGGTAGAATACGTTGTTGATTTTAAGATGGTAAATGGTGCCCCAGGCGTTATTGTTAATGTAAATAATAAAGTGACTTATGTGCTTTCATTTACATTTGAGAATGAGAAAATCTCAAACATTTATATGATGGTTAATCCTGAAAAACTTATGCACTTAAATGTAACAGTATAA